GCTGCCCGAGGCCGCGGCCAACATGGCGGCAGAGGGCGAACGCCTGCGCGATCGGACGATCCCCGTCGAACGGGACTTTTGGCCCTATCCACCCTATCAGCGAGTTTCGGACGGCGACTGGCCGGCTGGTCATCCGCGCAGACGCCAATCGTTACGACGCAACCGCTTTGTCGGCTATGACTGGCTGGATGGCCAATCGTTGACCCGGCAGCTTTACGAGACCCCCGCCATGACCGAGTTTGTCCGCCGGGTCGCCGGGGTCGACGTTCTTTATCCTTATGCCGACCCTCTGGGCGCTTGCGCCCTTTCCATCCAGGAGGCGGGCGAAGCGCTGCCTTGGCATTTCGATGTCACCCACTTTGTCGTGTCGCTGTTGGTTCACGAGCCGGAGGAAGGCGGTCGTTTTCAGTACGCGTCCTATCTGCGCAGCGATGACAACGAAAACTACGACGACGTGACGGCGGTGCTGGACGGTACGTCGGACAGGGTGGTTGACCTTGATATGAAACCCGGCGACCTGCAGTTTTTTGAAGGCCGCCATTCCATGCATCGTGTCACCGCGCCGGCGCCGGGAACGTGGCGCTGTATTGCGCTACTGAGCTACTGCGACAAACCGGGCGTGATCGGCAGCAAAGAGACCCAGCGCCATCTGTATGGCCGCGTCAACCGAGAGCCCCTGCTGAAGATTGCGGGCTAAGCGCGCGTCCGGCAAATGCGAGGTGGCCACACGGTGAGACGGTTTTTCATGATGGTGATGATCTGGGCTATCTGCCCGATCCCGGTCCTGGCTCAGGATTCCGAAACGCTTGAGGCGAACAAGGCCCTGGCCCGTCAAGCCCAGCAGATGTGGAGCACCGGCGACATCGCCACGGCCGAAGATGTTTATGCGTCGGCCTACGTGAACCACGAGGCGGCTGACGACGGCAAAACGCGGCCCGTAGACCTCAAGACCTATCTTGCCGTGATCGCGGATTTCCATCGTTCGTTCAATCCAATCGACGTCACTGTTCTGTCACAGACCGCCGAGGCAGACATGGTGGCGACCCGCTGGCAGCTTTCGGCGGTCCATACGGGCGACTTCATGGGTGTCGCCGCGACCGGCAAAGAGATCGTTTATGGCGGAATTCGGATCGACCGTATCGAGAATGGCCGGATCGCCGAGAGCTGGGGGAACTGGAACAAGTTTGGCCTCCTTTCCCAACTCGGCCTTGTGAACTAGACGGCAAAACCCCCTTCACCCGCCCTTCAGCGGCTTCTCAAATTGGCAGGCTGATAGCTCATCTGCGCCCATACGGGGGTAGGGGTCAGTCTACGCCACCATATCTGGGGCATCGGCGGAGTGGCGCGCTTGGCCGCGCGGCGCTTCGACGAACGGTCCCCACGAACCGGTCATGCCCTCCGCGCATGAGTTTGGGCAGGGCGTGACGACCGACGATAAGGGAGAAACCAATGAACAAGATCGCAACGTCTTTCGCTGCCGGCGTGATGGCTCTCTCGCCCGCCGCCGCGCTCGCCGCCAAGGATAGCGCCAAGCTGCTCGAGGCCAACAAGGCCCTGGCCCTTGAAGCCCAGAAGCTTTGGGACACCGGTCTGAAGGTCTCGGCCGACGACATTCTAGCGAAGACGTACGTCAACCATCAGGACACCAACCGGGTGAGCGGCATGCAAACGAAGGATCGCGATGCCTATCTGGCGGTGATCGAGGATTTCGAGCGCACGTTCTCGCCGTCGGAGGTGACGATCCACTTCCAGGTCGCCGAGGGCGACAAGGTCTCGACCATGTGGTCGAACACCGTCACCTTCTCCGGCCCGTTCATGGGCATCGAGCCGACCAACCAGCAGTACACCTATCACGGCATCCAGATCGATCGGATCGAGGACGGCCGGATCGTCGAGAGCTGGGTCAACTGGGACAAGTTCGACCTGTTCAACGATCTCGGTCTGGTGAACGAGCCCGTCTCGCCTACCTCCTGATCAGGCGCCGCCTGAAAATGTCGATGCGACCGGCCGATCGGCCGGTCGCGGGTCGACCAACAACAAGAAGGAAAATCCGATGAACAAGATTGCAACCTCTGTCGCCGCGGGCCTCGTCGCGTTGTCGCCGGCCGTCGCGTTGGCCGCCACGCAGAGCGCCTCGAAGCAGCTCGACATGAACAAGGCGCTCGCCCAGATGGCGCAGGAGCTGTGGAGCACCGACACCAACGTCCGCGCCACCGACATCCTGGCCAGCAACTATGTCAACCACCAGGACAACAGCAACGTCGCCGGCATGCAGAGCATGGACCGCGACGGTTTCGTCGCGATGCTCGACACCTTTCACAGGGCCTTTACGCCCACCGAGGTGACCATCCAGTCGCAGATCGCCGAAGGCGACCTGGTGACGACGGTCTGGGAAAACACGGTCACTCTGTCGGGCGCGTTCATGGGTGTTCAGCCGGACGGCAAGAACTACACCATCACCGGCATCCAGGTTGACCGGATCAAAGACGGCCGGATCGCTGAGAGCTGGGTGAACTGGGACAAGTTCGACCTGTTCCAGGAGCTTGGCCTGGTGACGCAGCCCAAGGCGCCCCAGACCTGAACGGCGCCGGTAACAACAAGGAAGACATGACATGAAGCTCAACAAGAAGATCGCAAGCTATGCGGCGGCGGCGGCCTTGGCTCTTTCGCCGGCCACCGTCCTCGCGGCCAGCACGGACGGGGCCTCGCAGCTCGACGCCAACAAGGCGTTGGCCAAGGCCGCACAGGACCTGTGGGCCAGCGACGGCTACACCCAGGCCAAGGAGATCCTGGCGACGGACTATGTGAACCATCAGGATTCCAACATGGCCACCGGTGTGCAGAGTATGGACCGCGGTGAATACATCCAGATGCTCAACCAGTTCCGGACCGCGTTCTCGCCGATCGACGTCACCATCCATTCGCAGGTCGCCGAAGGTGACCTGGTGTCGACGGTCTGGGAGAGCACCGTGACGCTTCGCAGTGAGTTCATGGGTGTCGCGCCGACCGGCAAGCAGTACACCTACAGCGGCATCTCGATCGACCGCGTCAAAGACGGTCAGATTGTCGAGAGCTGGGTGAACTGGGACAAGTTCGACCTGTTCCAGGAACTCGGCCTGGTGACGCAGCCCGAAGCGCCGGCGACCTGAACACGTTCAGCAAGCATCAACCGCAGCAGTAAGAGGCCTGCGCCGGGTGACCGGCCAGGCCTCGATGCGTTAGGGCTGGGGCAACAGGACCGTCGATCCCTTGGTCTTACGCGCCTCGAGATCGCGGTGGGCCTGGCCGATATCGGTGAGCGGGTAGGTCTGGCCGATCTCGATCCTGACCTTGCCTGCCAGCACCATGTCGAACAGGTTCTGGGCGGTCTGCTCGAGCTCGGCGCGGGTCACCACGTAGTCACCCATGGTGGGGCGCGTCAGATAGATCGAACCGGCGCCGGTCAGAACGTTGGGACGGTGCGGTTCGACCAGGCCCGACGACTGGCCGAAGCTGACCAGAAGGCCGCGCCGTCGCACGCACTTCATGGAATCGTCATAAGTGTCGCGGCCGATGGAATCGTAGACCACCGGACAGCCCTCGCCGCCGGTCAGCTCCATCACCTTATCGACGAAGCTCTCGCGCGGTGTCACCACTGGATGGTCACAGCCGTGGGCGCGCGCAAGCTCGGCCTTCTCGTCGCTGGAGACCGTGCCGATCACCGTGGCGCCGATCGCTTTCAGCCACTGACAGGCGATGAGCCCGACGCCGCCGGCCGCGGCATGGAACAGGACGACGTCGCCCGGCTGGACGGCATAGGTACGGGTGACCAGAGGCTCGACCGTCATCCCCTTGCCCATCATGGCGGCGGCGGTGTCAAAGGCGATGCCGTCGGGCAGGCGGAGCAGTTGGTCGGCCGGCGCGAGCATGACGTCTGCATAGGATCCACCGACAGTGCCGTGCGCGACCCGGTCGCCGACGTCTAGATGACTGACACCCTCCCCCAGCTGCTCGACGACACCGGCGGACTCCATGCCCAGGACCGCTGGCAGCTCAGCGGGATAGACGCCACTGCGTTCGTAGACGTCGTAGAAATTGAGGCCGACCGCGTGGTTCCTCAGCAGGACCTCGCCGGGGCCGGGCATCGGCGGGTCGACATCCTCGATGACGAATTTCTCGGGACCGCCGAGCTCGTAGAGCTTAACCACCTTCACCATTGTCGGATCCTCCGGGCGTTAGGATGTCAGGGCAACAACACGGTCGAGCCGGTTGTCTTGCGCGCCTCGAGGTCACGATGGGCCTGGACGATCTCGCTGAGCGGATAGGTCTGGTTGACGTTGATCTTGAGCTTGCCGGAGCCGACCATCTCCATCAGGCGGCGGCCGGACATCTCGAGATCGCCACGGGTCGCGATGTAGTTGGCGAGGCTGGGGCGGGTGTAATAGAGCGAGCCGCCCTGGGCCAAAAGGCCCGGGTTGAAGGACGCCACCGATCCCGAGGATTGGCCGAAGCTGACGAACATGCCGCGCGGCGCGAGCGACGCCATCGAGGCTTCGAACGTG
The Pseudomonadota bacterium genome window above contains:
- a CDS encoding arpA protein: MALDGIVDAARYPIHDVDGPGFEAAVAEARAGLADDGCSILKGFVLPEAAANMAAEGERLRDRTIPVERDFWPYPPYQRVSDGDWPAGHPRRRQSLRRNRFVGYDWLDGQSLTRQLYETPAMTEFVRRVAGVDVLYPYADPLGACALSIQEAGEALPWHFDVTHFVVSLLVHEPEEGGRFQYASYLRSDDNENYDDVTAVLDGTSDRVVDLDMKPGDLQFFEGRHSMHRVTAPAPGTWRCIALLSYCDKPGVIGSKETQRHLYGRVNREPLLKIAG
- a CDS encoding ester cyclase is translated as MRRFFMMVMIWAICPIPVLAQDSETLEANKALARQAQQMWSTGDIATAEDVYASAYVNHEAADDGKTRPVDLKTYLAVIADFHRSFNPIDVTVLSQTAEADMVATRWQLSAVHTGDFMGVAATGKEIVYGGIRIDRIENGRIAESWGNWNKFGLLSQLGLVN
- a CDS encoding ester cyclase; amino-acid sequence: MNKIATSFAAGVMALSPAAALAAKDSAKLLEANKALALEAQKLWDTGLKVSADDILAKTYVNHQDTNRVSGMQTKDRDAYLAVIEDFERTFSPSEVTIHFQVAEGDKVSTMWSNTVTFSGPFMGIEPTNQQYTYHGIQIDRIEDGRIVESWVNWDKFDLFNDLGLVNEPVSPTS
- a CDS encoding ester cyclase — encoded protein: MNKIATSVAAGLVALSPAVALAATQSASKQLDMNKALAQMAQELWSTDTNVRATDILASNYVNHQDNSNVAGMQSMDRDGFVAMLDTFHRAFTPTEVTIQSQIAEGDLVTTVWENTVTLSGAFMGVQPDGKNYTITGIQVDRIKDGRIAESWVNWDKFDLFQELGLVTQPKAPQT
- a CDS encoding ester cyclase; translated protein: MKLNKKIASYAAAAALALSPATVLAASTDGASQLDANKALAKAAQDLWASDGYTQAKEILATDYVNHQDSNMATGVQSMDRGEYIQMLNQFRTAFSPIDVTIHSQVAEGDLVSTVWESTVTLRSEFMGVAPTGKQYTYSGISIDRVKDGQIVESWVNWDKFDLFQELGLVTQPEAPAT
- a CDS encoding quinone oxidoreductase — translated: MVKVVKLYELGGPEKFVIEDVDPPMPGPGEVLLRNHAVGLNFYDVYERSGVYPAELPAVLGMESAGVVEQLGEGVSHLDVGDRVAHGTVGGSYADVMLAPADQLLRLPDGIAFDTAAAMMGKGMTVEPLVTRTYAVQPGDVVLFHAAAGGVGLIACQWLKAIGATVIGTVSSDEKAELARAHGCDHPVVTPRESFVDKVMELTGGEGCPVVYDSIGRDTYDDSMKCVRRRGLLVSFGQSSGLVEPHRPNVLTGAGSIYLTRPTMGDYVVTRAELEQTAQNLFDMVLAGKVRIEIGQTYPLTDIGQAHRDLEARKTKGSTVLLPQP